Proteins encoded by one window of Lathyrus oleraceus cultivar Zhongwan6 chromosome 1, CAAS_Psat_ZW6_1.0, whole genome shotgun sequence:
- the LOC127134556 gene encoding citrate synthase, mitochondrial: MAFFRSVSAFSRLRSRVGQQPSLANSVRWLQMQSSTNTDLYSEMKELVPEYQERVKKLKKDHANVDLGKTTLDMVLGGMRGMTALVWLGSAVDPDEGIRFRGMTIPECQKALPGAFPGGEPLPEAILWLLLTGKIPNKEQVDSLSQELRRRAKIPEYAYKAIDALPVSAHPMTQFSTGVMALQVESEFQKAYEGGVHKSRYWEPTYEDSLNLIARLPGIAAYIYRRIYKDGKIIPLDDTLDYGANYAHMLGFDDPEMLEFMRLYISIHSDHEGGNVSSHTAHLVGSSLSDPYLAFAAALNGLAGPLHGLANQEVLRWIRNVVKEFGTPNISTEQLSDYIHKTLNSGQVVPGYGHGVLRNTDPRYTCQREFALKHLPNDPLFQLVSKIKEVVPPILTKLGKVKSPWPNVDAHSGVLLNYYGLTEENYYTVLFGVARSIGVGPQLIWDRALGMPLERPKSVTLEKLEKLAGASS; encoded by the exons ATGGCGTTCTTTAGAAGCGTTTCCGCATTTTCCAGACTTCGATCTCGCGTG GGTCAACAACCTAGTCTCGCAAATTCAGTTAGATGGCTTCAAATGCAGAGCTCCACCAACACT GACCTTTATTCTGAGATGAAGGAGCTAGTTCCAGAGTATCAG GAACGTGTTAAGAAGCTGAAGAAAGATCATGCAAATGTTGATTTGGGCAAAACCACCCTTGATATG GTACTTGGTGGAATGAGAGGAATGACAGCTTTAGTGTGGCTAGGCTCAGCTGTTGACCCAGACGAG GGAATTCGCTTTAGGGGCATGACGATTCCTGAATGCCAGAAAGCACTTCCAGGTGCTTTTCCTGGTGGGGAGCCTTTGCCTGAGGCCATACTGTGGCTTCTATTGACGGGAAAG ATACCAAATAAAGAGCAAGTAGATTCATTATCTCAAGAATTGCGAAGACGTGCAAAAATACCAG AGTATGCTTACAAGGCAATTGATGCACTACCCGTTTCTGCTCATCCAATGACACAGTTTAGTACTGGTGTAATGGCCCTCCAG GTGGAAAGTGAATTTCAGAAGGCATATGAGGGCGGGGTACATAAGTCAAG GTACTGGGAGCCAACCTATGAGGATAGCTTGAATTTAATTGCTCGTTTGCCTGGAATTGCTGCTTATATTTATCGACG GATATACAAGGACGGAAAAATCATACCATTGGATGATACTTTAGATTATGGTGCAAACTATGCTCACATGTTAGGATTTGATGATCCGGAAATGCTGGAGTTTATGAGGCTGTATATTTCCATCCATAG TGATCATGAAGGTGGCAATGTTAGTTCTCACACAGCTCACTTA GTTGGTAGTTCACTATCAGATCCTTATCTAGCATTTGCAGCTGCTTTGAATGGTTTAGCTGGGCCACTACACGGTTTAGCCAATCAG GAAGTTTTACGATGGATCAGAAATGTAGTTAAAGAGTTTGGAACTCCAAACATAAGTACAGAACAATTGAGCGACTACATTCATAAAACATTGAACAGTGGCCAG GTTGTGCCTGGATATGGACATGGGGTTTTGCGTAACACAGACCCAAGATACACTTGCCAGAGGGAGTTTGCATTGAAGCATTTGCCTAATGATCCACTTTTCCAGCTG GTGTCAAAAATAAAAGAGGTTGTACCTCCCATTCTGACCAAGCTAGGAAAG GTTAAAAGTCCATGGCCTAATGTTGATGCTCACAGTGGAGTGCTACTGAACTACTATGGTCTAACTGAGGAAAA CTATTATACCGTTTTATTTGGTGTAGCTAGGAGTATTGGAGTTGGCCCTCAG TTGATATGGGACCGGGCTCTTGGAATGCCACTTGAAAGGCCTAAAAGTGTCACACTGGAAAAACTCGAAAAATTGGCTGGTGCATCATCATGA